The Bacteroidota bacterium nucleotide sequence ACATCAGCGCCCTGGACCTCACCCTCTCAGCGGATCAAATGGAACGCCTCAACACCGCCGGCAATCCAGATGTAAAAAAAGCCTGGCTGCGATAGCCCGGCTTATCCGCCCCAGATACTACCTGCAAACCACAGGTTGAAACAATGAACAATCCCATGACAGCAACTTCTGCTTTCAGGGTCATGCTGCGTGCTGCTGTAACTGGGCTCGCACTGATCCTCACCTTGCCCCTTAACCACGCCTTTGCACAGGCCAACGAGGTTATTTTTTCTCCCGTAAAGATCGATGGCCCAGTACACGACCCTACCATAAACAGCTACTGGTATGGTCCGTTTTCAGAGACGGCCTCCGTACTCGATGTAGACAACGACGGCGACTACGACATCGCTGCCGGCAAACACTGGTATGAAGCGCCGCTGTGGATCAAGCACCGCAACTACCGCCCCGGTGCTGATCGCAACGGCCCTGAGACCGAGAGCAACAGCGAGTTTGCACTCGACGTTAATGGTGACGGCTGGGACGACATCGTCAGTTCAGGCTGGATGTTTATGAAAGGCGCTTACTGGTATGAAAACCCAAAGCGCCCCACTGCAGCCGGCGAGCAATGGAAATCGTATAAAATCCACCAGGCTTTCAACATGGAAGGCGTGATTCATGATGATATCGATGGAGACGGGGATGAAGACATCCTTGTTAACCACTGGTCGCTTGTTGACGGCCAGGGCATGACGTGGCTCGAGCATATCGACGAAGCGCCATGGTTCATCGAACACGTGATTGGCCGAGAAGGTGACACCCACGGCAATGGCCTTGGTGACATCAACATGGATGGGCGCATCGATATCATAACGGGCCAGGGCTGGTACGAACAGCCCGAAGTGGCAACGGACAAACCCTGGACTTTTCATGCCGATTGGCAGTTCCAGTCAGCTGATCCTTCGCGAGCGGGCGCTACAGCTCACCCGGACCTCGTCTATGACGTAAATGAAGATGGACTCAACGACATCATCATCGGCTCCGCGCACGCGTATGGGCTCGCATGGTATGAACAAAAACTGGGTGCAGATGGCACGCGCTCTTTTGAACACCACTGGATTGAAACCGACTATAGCGTTTTTCACACCCTGGCGCTTGGCGATCTCAACGGTGATGGGAAAGATGACCTGATTGCAGGCAAACGCCTCTTTGCCCACTATGGCGGCGATGTTGGAGTGGGCGACCCCTCTTTTGTCTTCTGGTACGACATCAAAGGCGGTGAATTTGAGCGGCATATCCTGTCCTATAATCATGTACCCTATTATCCGGACCAGGGCAGCATAAACCCACCACCAAACAACGTTGTGGGCGTGGGCATGAAAATCAACGTCAAAGACATGGATAAAGATGGCAGAAACGATGTCATCCTGGCCGGCAAAACCGGTCTCTATGTTTTCTACAACCAGGGTACGCCGCCCAAACCAGATTTCCGCAGTTTGATTGCCGGCCGGCCGTCTATCAAAAATCTCGCCTCCTACTACACGTACCCGACGTGGCGTCAATGGCCCGAATACAAAACCCTCTTTAATGGTCATGACTTCACTGGATGGAAGGTACCCAAAGGCGGCGAAGGGCACTGGGTTGTAAAAGACTACATGATCGACTACGACGCCAACACAGAATCGGGCAGAAATAGCGACAAAAACCTCTGGACAACCGAGTCTTTTGGCGACTTCGCCCTGCACGTGGAATGGCGATTCAAAGAAGCTTCAGGGCTTCACGACATGCCCTTTATTCTACCCGACGGCAGCTACAAAAATGACGAAAACGGAGAAGTGATCAAAACACCGACACCCAACTCCGATTCGGGTATCCTGCTCCGCGGTTCAAACAATCAGGTAAACTTGTGGAACTGGAACGTTGGCTCGGGTGAACTATGGTCGGTTCGCAACAACAAGGATGCCACCCCCGAACAACGCGCAGCAGCCGTACCCACCAAACGGATGGACAACCCCATCGGTGAGTGGAATGCGATGGACATCATGGTTATTGGTGACCGGGTATCGGTAATGCTGAATGGTGAATGGATCATTGAAGATGCCCATGTACCTGGCCTCCCGGAAAGCGGCCCAATCGGCCTTCAGCATCACGGCGGAATTGATAAAAAAACGGGTGAGTATGTGGCAACGTCCAGCCTGATTCAATTCCGTAACCTCTGGGTTCGTCCTATTGATGGGCCATTACTCGCACTGGAAGATCCGGCAGACAGCGAAGAAGGCTGGGAGACGCTTTTTAATGGCGAAGACCTTACCGGTTGGCTCACAGGGCCCAACAACAAGTTTGTTGTTGAAGATGGCGAACTTACCGTTAAACGGGACAATCCTGACGGCCAGGAGCACAACCTGGATTACCTCTGGACAACAGGACGCTATGACGATTTCATCCTCGACCTCGAATTTAAGGTAGTTGATGGGACCAACAGCGGCGTATTCTTTCGCACAGACGACGTCATGGATCCTGTATGGACAGGACTTGAAGTTCAGGTGACCAGTTCACATGGCCATAACGGCATCACACGGACCGGTACAGCCGGCGCTATCTATGACATGTTAGCGCCCACCAAAAATGCGGTTAACCCCTCTGGAGAATGGAATACCTACCGACTGAAATGCGTGGACAGCAAAATCCAGGTATGGCTCAATGAAGAGCACGTGGTTGATATGGATATTGCACATTGGCGAGAAGCCCACATGAATCCGGATGGCTCCCGCAATAAATTCCCCACACCCGGTACCGCGTTCGCACGTGAAGGACACATCGGCCTGCAAGATCATGGAAAACCGGTGTGGTATCGGAATATTAGAATAAAGAGGCTGTGAGAGGAGTGAGGAGTGAGGAGTGAGGAGTGAGGAGTGAGGAGTGAGGAGTGAGGAGTGAGGAGTGAGGAGTGAGGAGTGAGGAGTGAAAGATAGTAATTTTGTGTTTAGCGCAAGGGCTCAGGAGCTTGATTTTTCAAAGATCTGCTGAGCCTTTGCGTCAAAAAAGGGCCATCAAAACTCCTCACGCTCACTCTTCTCACTCAAAACCTAACCAACATTTTCACGAAGCCTTTGTCAAACCGCTTCACCACGGTGTTGAACTGGTGCGTATCGCCATCGATGTCGTAGGCGCCGCCCATTTCAAAATGGAAGCGATTGGATGCTACAAAACTCATACTAAATACCAGCCTGTTGTTGAACGGCGCTACGTAGATGTATTGCTGTGTCCAACTTTTGGTAATCTGCCGACTGGCTTCGACATCGATTTGATCTCGCTTGAGTGACATGTAACGGAATTCAGTATAAAAGGGCACTTTGAAGGGTTGGATTTTAATACCGACATCCAGAACCCACCGCGTTTCTGCGTGATCAAGCGCATGAGGCAATACTGAAATAGAGAAATCGTCACCGTCCTGCGTGTCCGTGTATCTGTCCCTCGAAAAACGGATAAATGGCCGAAGGCGGCCCATATATCCATACACAAATCCACCGAACTTACGCGTTTGCTGCGTGGTCCTGTACGCACCGGCAAAAGGGTTACCATCCGCACTGCGCGTCAGGTGATCTCGGTCAGCATAAAAAAACAGGCCTGTAGTGGTATGCCGAGAGCGCACATCTACAGAAGCATTTACAAAGCCGGCTCCCCGTTTCTGCTCATACATGAATGCCTGTTGGCCCTTGTCCGTAATGGCATCTCGGCGTTGTGGCTGCACGCCAAAAGAAACATCCAGATGATAGAAATGCGACTTTGGCGTTCGATATCGACCTGAAAAAAATATGGGAAACGTTTTAAAGGTGGTCTGCAAATGCCCGCCATTTGGGATCCGTGGGTCGTCGTCGTTCCCAACTGTATTTACCAGATTGTTGAGATAATTCATCACCGTCACATCTAGCTCAGCGTGCCCCAGCTGTTCGCTTTCAACCTTATATGACAGGGTTAAATCGAGGTCTTGTTTGAATTCAGACAACGTGTGATTGAGCGAAATCCTGTGTTGGTTGAACGTGTGTTCATAGCCAATCTCAATGAGGGCACGTGTCCCTCTTGCATGCTGTTGCGGATAGAAGTTGATCAGGAAATTTGCATCGGCCCCAAGCGCCGCATCCATATGCAATTGAGAGAACATGGCCAGGCTCCCTTTAGAGTAGCTCCCAAACCGCATCCTGTACCCTTTCGGTTGTTGATACCAGTTGAAGGACGCATTGAACTGATGCCCATGCATCCAGTTGTCCAACTCATATTCGCGCTTGACAAGCGGCGTATAGACGCGGGCAAATCCACGGTCGTAAAATTGTTCGTTGTAGGCGTGGGTTTCATCAAGCAGTTGCAGGCGTGCCTGGACCGACCAATCGTAGGTTGTCGCATGGGTTGGGGTTTGATGCACGTATTCTTGCGCAACGGCTTCAAGCCTCCCTGCAATTATTATAAGCAGTACCACGTGCACGCCTGTAGTAAAGCGTCGGCCGGCGTGTGTCACAATCGAAAAATTAACCATCTATTGCTGGGATGAGAGATGCAAAAGATCAGCTGTTGATAATGTAGACACGTGTGTGATTTTGCTACATGTATCCATGCATTATGCTCAACATAACACAGTACCACAGCTAATAGCAGCTATCATGCCAGAGCGGCCTATATGCATAAAACGGGCTAAAACAGCGATTAGATGCTGTAAGAGGAGAACCCGCCATCAATTGGAATAACGGTACCTGTGACAAACCTCGAAGCGTCGGAAAGCAGGTAAATCACTGTCCCGATTAATTCTTCGGGTTCACCGTATCTACCCATAGGCGTGTGCGCAAGTACTTTCTTAGCGCGCGGCGTGTATTCTCCTGTCTCCTGATTGATGTGCAGAAACTTGAGTTGTTCGGTAAAGAAAAAGCCTGGTGCCAGTGCGTTCACGCGAACGCCCGCGTGCGAGAAATGTACAGCAAGCCACTGCGTAAAATTGGCAACGGCGGCTTTTGCTGCGGAGTATGCGGACACCTTCGTGAGCGGGGTCAACGCACTCATCGAGGAAATATTAATGATGGAGCCGGCCTCCCGATCAGCCATTCCCCGCGAGAACACTTTGGTTGGCAAAAACGTGCCCAGGAAATTAAGGCTAAACACAAACTGGAATCCTTCAAATTCCAGGTCGAAGAAACTGGTCAATGCCTCATTCTCAGCATCCCCCTGCTCAAAAAACGGGTTGGTGGTTGTACCACGCGGGTCATTTCCTCCAGCACCGTTGATTAGATAATCTGGCGGGCCCCAAAGGGCTACGATCTGCTCGTATACGGCCTGTAATTCTGCTTCTTTCAGCACATTACAGGGAAATGCCTTGGCAATGCCACCCGCTGCAACTATGTCGTTTACGGTAGCCTCGGCGCGTTCAGCGTTCAAATCCAGGGCAGCGACCTTAACACCGATCTGTCCGAGTGCCCGAGCAAGTGCCCCACAAAGGGCCCCGCCCGCACCTGTAATTACGGCAACGCCACCGGAGAGGTTGAACTGGTCAAGAATGGGATTTGACATGGTAAATGGGGTTGGAGGTTAGGCATTATTCCGCAGGAATAAACTGACGCAAATAAGTGTAGCTCTGTTTAATCGCGAGTTTTCTACGGGCAAGGGTGCCTTCATATGCTCGGTCTTCTACTTCAACACAAACGGCGCCGTCGAAACCCGAGTCGGTTAAAACAGAAAAGAATTTACCCCAGTCTACATCACCCATCCCGGGCAGTTTGGGCGTATGGTAATCATTCGGATAAGCCATCGTACCTACTTCATTCAGCCGTTCCTGGTCTACCCGAGCGTCTTTGGCGTGTATATGGTAAAGCTTATGGGCAAAATCGCGCATAGGTTTGAGGTAATCCATGTGCTGCCATACCATGTGAGAGGGGTCATAATTCAGTCCAAAATGGTCGGATTCAAACGTTTCATACATCCGTCGCCAGATTGCCGGCGTGTGCGCCAGGTTTTTGCCGCCGGGCCATTCATCTTTTGTGAACGACATGGGGCAGTTTTCGATGCCAATTTTGATATCCCGCTTCTCCGCATATTTGATAATCGGCCGCCAGGCTTTCTTGAACCGGGGCCAGTTTTCGTCCACGTTTTTGGTCC carries:
- a CDS encoding SDR family oxidoreductase → MSNPILDQFNLSGGVAVITGAGGALCGALARALGQIGVKVAALDLNAERAEATVNDIVAAGGIAKAFPCNVLKEAELQAVYEQIVALWGPPDYLINGAGGNDPRGTTTNPFFEQGDAENEALTSFFDLEFEGFQFVFSLNFLGTFLPTKVFSRGMADREAGSIINISSMSALTPLTKVSAYSAAKAAVANFTQWLAVHFSHAGVRVNALAPGFFFTEQLKFLHINQETGEYTPRAKKVLAHTPMGRYGEPEELIGTVIYLLSDASRFVTGTVIPIDGGFSSYSI
- a CDS encoding sugar phosphate isomerase/epimerase family protein gives rise to the protein MKLGFVSAILPELSLKEVLTYAAEVGYDCVEVMCWPKGKASRRYAGITHINVEGFGKKEAAAVHALMEETGVTISALGYYPNPLAPDEKEAKVYQDHIKKVIQAAQTLGLKNVNTFVGRDWTKNVDENWPRFKKAWRPIIKYAEKRDIKIGIENCPMSFTKDEWPGGKNLAHTPAIWRRMYETFESDHFGLNYDPSHMVWQHMDYLKPMRDFAHKLYHIHAKDARVDQERLNEVGTMAYPNDYHTPKLPGMGDVDWGKFFSVLTDSGFDGAVCVEVEDRAYEGTLARRKLAIKQSYTYLRQFIPAE
- a CDS encoding family 16 glycoside hydrolase; translated protein: MTATSAFRVMLRAAVTGLALILTLPLNHAFAQANEVIFSPVKIDGPVHDPTINSYWYGPFSETASVLDVDNDGDYDIAAGKHWYEAPLWIKHRNYRPGADRNGPETESNSEFALDVNGDGWDDIVSSGWMFMKGAYWYENPKRPTAAGEQWKSYKIHQAFNMEGVIHDDIDGDGDEDILVNHWSLVDGQGMTWLEHIDEAPWFIEHVIGREGDTHGNGLGDINMDGRIDIITGQGWYEQPEVATDKPWTFHADWQFQSADPSRAGATAHPDLVYDVNEDGLNDIIIGSAHAYGLAWYEQKLGADGTRSFEHHWIETDYSVFHTLALGDLNGDGKDDLIAGKRLFAHYGGDVGVGDPSFVFWYDIKGGEFERHILSYNHVPYYPDQGSINPPPNNVVGVGMKINVKDMDKDGRNDVILAGKTGLYVFYNQGTPPKPDFRSLIAGRPSIKNLASYYTYPTWRQWPEYKTLFNGHDFTGWKVPKGGEGHWVVKDYMIDYDANTESGRNSDKNLWTTESFGDFALHVEWRFKEASGLHDMPFILPDGSYKNDENGEVIKTPTPNSDSGILLRGSNNQVNLWNWNVGSGELWSVRNNKDATPEQRAAAVPTKRMDNPIGEWNAMDIMVIGDRVSVMLNGEWIIEDAHVPGLPESGPIGLQHHGGIDKKTGEYVATSSLIQFRNLWVRPIDGPLLALEDPADSEEGWETLFNGEDLTGWLTGPNNKFVVEDGELTVKRDNPDGQEHNLDYLWTTGRYDDFILDLEFKVVDGTNSGVFFRTDDVMDPVWTGLEVQVTSSHGHNGITRTGTAGAIYDMLAPTKNAVNPSGEWNTYRLKCVDSKIQVWLNEEHVVDMDIAHWREAHMNPDGSRNKFPTPGTAFAREGHIGLQDHGKPVWYRNIRIKRL